A genomic region of Podarcis raffonei isolate rPodRaf1 chromosome 13, rPodRaf1.pri, whole genome shotgun sequence contains the following coding sequences:
- the LOC128400572 gene encoding histone H3 translates to MARTKQTARKSTGGKAPRKQLATKAARKSAPATGGVKKPHRYRPGTVALREIRRYQKSTELLIRKLPFQRLVREIAQDFKTDLRFQSSAVMALQEASEAYLVGLFEDTNLCAIHAKRVTIMPKDIQLARRIRGERA, encoded by the coding sequence ATGGCTCGTACCAAGCAGACCGCCCGCAAGTCCACCGGCGGGAAGGCGCCTCGGAAGCAGCTGGCGACCAAAGCCGCCCGGAAGAGCGCCCCGGCCACCGGGGGCGTGAAGAAGCCTCACCGCTACCGCCCTGGGACTGTCGCCCTGCGAGAGATCCGTCGCTACCAGAAGTCGACCGAGCTGCTGATTCGCAAGCTGCCCTTCCAGCGTCTGGTGCGGGAGATCGCGCAGGATTTCAAGACAGACCTGCGCTTCCAGAGCTCTGCGGTGATGGCGCTTCAGGAGGCGAGCGAGGCTTACCTGGTGGGCCTTTTCGAAGATACCAACCTGTGCGCCATTCATGCCAAGCGGGTCACCATCATGCCCAAAGACATCCAGCTGGCTCGCCGCATCCGCGGAGAAAGAGCTTAA
- the LOC128400564 gene encoding histone H1-like gives MTEEVPAAPVAALPAVKAPAKKAKKAAAAAPKSRKASGPSVTELLTQAVTASKERGGISLAALKKSLAAAGYDVERNNSRIKLGLKSLVTRGILLQTKGTGASGSFKLNKKQADNKDKAPKKKPAAAAAKSKKPAAKKPASAAKKVKKAAATKKGVKKPAKKPAAGARKAAKSPKKPKAAAAKSKKAAKSPAKAKAAKPKAKPKTPKAKVAKPKKAAPKKK, from the coding sequence ATGACTGAAGAGGTTCCCGCCGCGCCCGTCGCCGCGCTGCCGGCTGTCAAGGCTCCCGCGAAGAAGGCCAAGAAGGCGGCGGCCGCCGCCCCGAAGTCCCGCAAGGCCTCGGGCCCCAGCGTGACGGAGCTGCTGACCCAGGCGGTGACGGCGTCCAAGGAGCGCGGCGGCATCTCCCTGGCCGCGCTGAAGAAGTCGCTGGCGGCCGCCGGCTACGACGTGGAGCGGAACAACAGCCGCATCAAGCTGGGCCTGAAGAGCCTGGTGACCCGGGGGATCTTGCTGCAGACCAAGGGCACGGGCGCCTCGGGCTCCTTTAAGCTCAATAAGAAGCAGGCGGACAACAAGGACAAGGCGCCCAAGAAGaagccggcggcggcggctgcgaaAAGCAAAAAGCCCGCGGCCAAGAAGCCCGCCAGCGCCGCCAAGAAGGTGAAGAAGGCGGCCGCCACCAAGAAGGGCGTCAAGAAGCCGGCTAAGAAGCCCGCGGCAGGCGCCCGGAAGGCCGCCAAGAGCCCCAAGAAGCCCAAGGCGGCGGCGGCCAAAAGCAAGAAGGCCGCCAAGAGCCCCGCCAAGGCGAAGGCAGCCAAGCCCAAAGCGAAGCCCAAGACCCCCAAGGCGAAAGTCGCCAAGCCCAAGAAGGCGGCGCCGAAAAAGAAGTAG
- the LOC128399233 gene encoding uncharacterized protein LOC128399233: MSGRGKGGKGLGKGGAKRHRKVLRDNIQGITKPAIRRLARRGGVKRISGLIYEETRGVLKVFLENVIRDAVTYTEHAKRKTVTAMDVVYALKRQGRTLYGFGGDAALGDGAFGQQLVQLLVVADGQLQVPRDDARLHVVPRRVAGQLQDLGGQVLQHRRRVDRGSGSHALRVVPFAKQAVHSTHRELQARPGRARLRLALGFAALLSTLRHRTAKSTKDYNNEEQNEQNLASRLFIYSRWILSVKSDWVTMSGRGKGGKGLGKGGAKRHRKVLRDNIQGITKPAIRRLARRGGVKRISGLIYEETRGVLKVFLENVIRDAVTYTEHAKRKTVTAMDVVYALKRQGRTLYGFGG, translated from the exons ATGTCTGGTCGTGGGAAAGGCGGGAAAGGTTTGGGAAAGGGAGGCGCCAAGAGGCATCGCAAGGTGCTTCGTGACAACATCCAGGGCATCACGAAGCCTGCAATCCGCCGCCTGGCTCGCCGTGGCGGAGTCAAGCGCATCTCGGGCTTGATCTACGAGGAGACCCGCGGCGTCCTGAAGGTCTTTCTGGAAAATGTCATCCGCGACGCCGTGACTTACACCGAACATGCCAAAAGGAAGACTGTGACCGCTATGGATGTCGTGTACGCTCTGAAGCGCCAGGGTCGTACTCTGTACGGCTTTGGTGGC GACGCCGCCCTGGGGGACGGTGCCTTTGGCCAGCAGCTTGTTCAGCTCCTGGTCGTTGCGGATGGCCAGCTGCAAGTGCCGAGGGATGATGCGCGCCTTCATGTTGTCCCGCGCCGCGTTGCCGGCCAGCTCCAGGATCTCGGCGGTCAGGTATTGCAGCACCGCCGCCGTGTAGACAGGGGCTCCGGCTCCCACGCGCTTCGCGTAGTGCCCTTTGCGAAGCAGGCGGTGCACTCGACCCACAGGGAACTGCAAGCCCGCCCTGGACGAGCGAGACTTCGCCTTGCCCTTGGCTTTGCCGCCCTGCTTTCCACGCTCAGACATCGTACGGCGAAATCGACAAAGGACTACAACAACGAAGAGCAGAATGAGCAGAATCTTGCAAGCCGCCTATTTATTTACTCCCGATGGATTCTTTCTGTCAAGTCTGATTGG GTTACCATGTCTGGTCGTGGAAAAGGCGGGAAAGGGCTGGGCAAGGGAGGCGCCAAGAGGCACCGCAAGGTGCTTCGTGACAACATCCAGGGCATCACGAAGCCTGCAATCCGCCGCCTGGCTCGCCGTGGCGGAGTCAAGCGTATCTCGGGTTTGATCTACGAGGAGACCCGCGGTGTCCTGAAGGTCTTTCTGGAAAATGTCATCCGGGATGCCGTGACTTACAC
- the LOC128400577 gene encoding histone H2A-beta, sperm-like: MSERGKQGGKAKGKAKSRSSRAGLQFPVGRVHRLLRKGHYAKRVGAGAPVYTAAVLQYLTAEILELAGNAARDNMKARIIPRHLQLAIRNDQELNKLLAKGTVPQGGVLPKITK; this comes from the coding sequence ATGTCTGAGCGTGGAAAGCAGGGCGGCAAAGCCAAGGGCAAGGCGAAGTCTCGCTCGTCCAGGGCGGGCTTGCAGTTCCCTGTGGGTCGAGTGCACCGCCTGCTTCGCAAAGGGCACTACGCGAAGCGCGTGGGAGCCGGAGCCCCTGTCTACACGGCGGCGGTGCTGCAATACCTGACCGCCGAGATCCTGGAGCTGGCCGGCAACGCGGCGCGGGACAACATGAAGGCGCGCATCATCCCTCGGCACTTGCAGCTGGCCATCCGCAACGACCAGGAGCTGAACAAGCTGCTGGCCAAAGGCACCGTCCCCCAGGGCGGCGTCCTGCCCAAGATCACAAAGTGA